Proteins encoded in a region of the Streptomyces sp. PCS3-D2 genome:
- a CDS encoding polysaccharide deacetylase family protein: MKKDEPTVGRRVLLRTAVFLGVAAAGLITTGNGTEGGAPTVPGAPGAGGAPGPAAGPGPNLAAGPGGLPGALPEKAYRLRPMTADAPARPAAVKPAVRTRPILELPAGAGTDSSMVLTFDDGPDPRYTPAILDTLRRYDMRAMFFVCGEMATENRDLLRRMSAEGHVIGNHTWTHPHIPKLSRPALAAEIGRTSEIVQQVVGEAPQWFRAPYGAWNRAAFEIGAELGMEPLAWTVDSLDWEEPGVTTIVSRVLRGAGPRAIVLSHDAGGNRSQSVRAIDSYLPQLLARGYRMTLPTLSAVAALH, encoded by the coding sequence ATGAAAAAAGACGAGCCGACAGTAGGGCGGCGTGTGCTCCTGCGCACCGCCGTCTTCCTCGGAGTCGCGGCCGCCGGACTGATCACCACGGGCAACGGCACCGAGGGTGGTGCACCCACGGTGCCCGGTGCACCGGGCGCGGGCGGCGCACCGGGGCCCGCCGCCGGACCCGGTCCGAACCTCGCGGCGGGCCCCGGCGGACTCCCCGGGGCGCTGCCCGAGAAGGCCTACCGGCTGCGCCCCATGACGGCGGACGCCCCCGCCCGGCCCGCGGCCGTGAAGCCGGCCGTGCGGACCCGGCCCATCCTGGAACTCCCGGCCGGCGCGGGCACCGACAGCTCCATGGTGCTCACCTTCGACGACGGACCGGACCCCCGCTACACCCCGGCCATCCTCGACACCCTCCGCCGCTACGACATGCGCGCGATGTTCTTCGTCTGCGGGGAGATGGCGACGGAGAACCGGGACCTGCTGCGCCGCATGTCCGCCGAGGGACACGTCATCGGCAACCACACCTGGACCCACCCGCACATCCCCAAGCTGAGCCGGCCCGCCCTCGCCGCAGAGATCGGCCGCACCAGCGAGATCGTGCAGCAGGTCGTCGGCGAAGCGCCGCAGTGGTTCCGGGCGCCCTACGGAGCGTGGAACCGGGCCGCCTTCGAGATCGGGGCCGAGCTGGGGATGGAGCCGCTCGCCTGGACCGTGGACAGCCTGGACTGGGAGGAGCCGGGTGTCACGACGATCGTCTCCCGGGTCCTGCGCGGCGCGGGGCCCCGGGCGATCGTGCTGTCGCACGACGCGGGCGGCAACCGGTCGCAGAGCGTTCGGGCCATCGACTCCTACCTGCCCCAACTGCTCGCCCGGGGGTACCGGATGACACTGCCCACCCTGTCCGCCGTGGCGGCGCTGCACTGA
- the lysX gene encoding bifunctional lysylphosphatidylglycerol synthetase/lysine--tRNA ligase LysX codes for MSATAQETHGTRNRFLNRVPDAFGAFFGTIGLLCALLSLSPTLRRLLHHVVRFLDLIVVPVSANLAYAVFLFLFAAALGTRKKVAWWMVITYLALLTVDDLLDIAVGDYGIGLSSLALAVAATAVLVAARKEFYAASRPGALWHALIVLGLGMLAAVLLGWALVALFPGSLPPGQWLDWAAKQVFGGLFSARQFDGRPPRPLYFLLGLFGAAALLNAAATLFRSQRLTAALHGDEEPRIRALLGAYGRSDSLGYFATRRDKAVVFAPNGRAGVTYRVEAGVCLASGDPVGDPAAWSAAIDAWLAVAGRYGWQPAVMGASEDGATAFARSGLSALQLGDEAILHVARFDLDGRDMRVTRQAVNRVERAGATTVIRRHSALSEDEMRTIIDRADRWRDTETERGFSMALDRLGDPDDGDCLLVEAFDAGGELIALLSFVPWGRDGISLDLMRRDRTAPNGVMEFMVAQLCAAAPALGVRRISLNFAVFRSAFEEGGRIGAGPVLKVWRKLLLFFSRWWQLEALYRSNVKYGPEWYPRFLCYQDAGSLARVSLASGIAEGFVSVPSLRTLWGNGHPKGVTAPATTEGLPPIDSLGLDAVGEELPGVPVERLPEQVRVRHAKLDRIRASGTDPYPVGIRPRTHTVAQLKASHPSHPPGSRTAEQATLAGRVMVVRDLGGVAFAVLRDWSGDIQLMLTRDESGAEVLDSFTARVDFGDHVLVTGEPGASRTGELSLVVRSWQLTGKCLRPLPDKRKGLADPEARVRRRYLDLVASPEARDVVRARSSAVQALRQGLLDRGYLEVETPMLQQIHGGANARPFRTHINAYDLDLYLRIAPELYLKRLCVGGMEKVFEMGRTFRNEGVSYKHNPEFTMLEAYQAFADYDVMLDLARELIQGAATAAFGSPVAHRAGPDGKLVVHDISGPWPVRTVYGAISEALGEEVDADTEENVLRRLCDRAEVPHGPEDTRGDVVLEMYERLVEERTGLPTFYKDFPTDVSPLTRQHRRDPRLAERWDLVAFGTELGTAYSELTDPVEQRRRLTAQSLLAAGGDPEAMELDNDFLDALEYAMPPTGGLGVGVDRLVMFLTGLTIRETLPFPLVRRG; via the coding sequence ATGAGTGCCACCGCGCAGGAGACGCACGGAACCCGCAACCGCTTCCTGAACCGGGTTCCCGACGCGTTCGGCGCGTTCTTCGGGACCATCGGCCTGCTGTGCGCACTGCTCTCGCTCTCCCCGACACTGCGGCGCCTCCTGCACCACGTCGTGCGCTTCCTCGACCTGATCGTCGTACCGGTCAGCGCCAACCTCGCCTACGCCGTCTTCCTCTTCCTCTTCGCGGCCGCCCTCGGCACCCGCAAGAAGGTCGCCTGGTGGATGGTCATCACCTATCTGGCCCTGCTCACCGTCGACGACCTGCTGGACATCGCCGTCGGCGACTACGGGATCGGCCTCTCCTCGCTGGCCCTGGCCGTCGCCGCCACGGCCGTACTGGTCGCCGCCCGCAAGGAGTTCTACGCCGCGTCCCGGCCCGGGGCACTGTGGCACGCCCTGATCGTGCTCGGCCTCGGCATGCTCGCCGCCGTCCTCCTGGGCTGGGCGCTCGTCGCCCTCTTCCCCGGCAGCCTGCCCCCCGGCCAGTGGCTGGACTGGGCCGCCAAGCAGGTCTTCGGCGGCCTCTTCTCGGCCCGGCAGTTCGACGGCCGCCCGCCCAGGCCGCTGTACTTCCTCCTCGGCCTGTTCGGCGCCGCCGCCCTGCTCAACGCCGCCGCGACGCTGTTCCGCTCCCAGCGGCTGACCGCCGCCCTGCACGGGGACGAGGAGCCCAGGATCCGGGCCCTCCTCGGCGCCTACGGGCGGTCCGACTCGCTCGGCTACTTCGCCACCCGGCGCGACAAGGCCGTCGTCTTCGCCCCCAACGGACGGGCCGGCGTCACCTACCGCGTCGAAGCGGGCGTCTGCCTCGCCAGCGGCGACCCGGTGGGCGATCCGGCAGCCTGGTCCGCCGCCATCGACGCCTGGCTGGCCGTCGCAGGCCGCTACGGCTGGCAGCCCGCCGTGATGGGCGCCTCCGAGGACGGCGCCACCGCCTTCGCCCGCTCCGGGCTGAGCGCCCTCCAGCTGGGCGACGAAGCCATCCTGCACGTCGCCCGCTTCGACCTCGACGGCCGCGACATGCGCGTGACCCGCCAGGCCGTCAACCGCGTCGAGCGGGCCGGCGCGACCACCGTCATCCGCCGGCACTCGGCCCTCTCCGAGGACGAGATGCGGACCATCATCGACCGGGCGGACCGCTGGCGGGACACCGAGACCGAACGGGGCTTCTCCATGGCCCTGGACCGGCTCGGCGATCCGGACGACGGGGACTGCCTGCTGGTCGAGGCCTTCGACGCCGGCGGCGAGTTGATCGCCCTGCTCTCCTTCGTCCCCTGGGGCAGGGACGGCATCTCCCTCGACCTGATGCGCCGCGACCGGACCGCGCCCAACGGGGTCATGGAGTTCATGGTCGCCCAACTGTGCGCCGCCGCCCCCGCCCTCGGCGTACGCCGCATCTCCCTCAACTTCGCCGTCTTCCGCTCCGCCTTCGAGGAGGGCGGCCGCATCGGCGCCGGGCCGGTCCTGAAGGTCTGGCGCAAACTGCTGCTCTTCTTCTCCCGCTGGTGGCAGCTGGAGGCCCTGTACCGCTCGAACGTCAAATACGGCCCCGAGTGGTACCCGCGGTTCCTCTGCTACCAGGACGCCGGCTCGCTCGCCCGGGTCAGCCTCGCCTCCGGCATCGCCGAAGGGTTCGTCTCCGTACCCAGCCTGCGCACCCTGTGGGGCAACGGCCACCCCAAGGGCGTCACCGCCCCCGCCACGACGGAAGGACTGCCCCCGATCGACTCCCTCGGCCTGGACGCGGTGGGGGAGGAGCTCCCCGGGGTGCCCGTGGAGCGACTGCCCGAACAGGTGCGCGTCCGCCATGCCAAACTGGACCGCATCCGGGCCTCCGGCACCGACCCCTACCCGGTGGGGATCCGGCCGCGCACCCACACCGTCGCCCAGCTCAAGGCGTCCCACCCGAGCCACCCGCCCGGCAGCCGCACCGCCGAGCAGGCCACTCTCGCCGGACGCGTGATGGTCGTACGCGACCTCGGCGGCGTGGCCTTCGCCGTCCTGCGCGACTGGTCGGGAGACATACAGCTGATGCTCACCCGCGACGAGAGCGGCGCCGAGGTGCTCGACTCCTTCACCGCCCGGGTCGACTTCGGCGACCACGTCCTGGTGACCGGCGAACCCGGCGCCAGCAGGACCGGCGAGCTCTCCCTCGTGGTCCGGTCCTGGCAGCTGACCGGCAAGTGCCTGCGCCCCCTGCCGGACAAGCGCAAGGGTCTCGCCGACCCCGAGGCGCGGGTCCGGCGCCGCTACCTCGACCTCGTCGCCAGCCCCGAGGCGCGCGACGTCGTACGGGCTCGCTCCAGCGCGGTCCAGGCCCTGCGCCAGGGGCTGCTCGACCGCGGCTATCTGGAGGTCGAGACCCCCATGCTCCAGCAGATCCACGGCGGCGCCAACGCCCGGCCCTTCCGCACCCACATCAACGCCTACGACCTCGACCTGTACCTGCGCATCGCGCCCGAGCTGTACCTCAAACGGCTCTGCGTCGGCGGTATGGAGAAGGTCTTCGAAATGGGCCGCACCTTCCGCAACGAGGGCGTCTCCTACAAGCACAACCCCGAGTTCACGATGCTGGAGGCCTACCAGGCCTTCGCCGACTACGACGTCATGCTCGACCTCGCGCGGGAACTGATCCAGGGGGCCGCCACCGCAGCCTTCGGCTCGCCCGTCGCCCACAGGGCAGGGCCCGACGGAAAGCTCGTCGTCCACGACATCTCCGGCCCCTGGCCGGTCAGGACGGTGTACGGGGCGATCAGCGAGGCCCTCGGCGAGGAGGTCGACGCCGACACCGAGGAGAACGTCCTGCGCAGGCTCTGCGACCGGGCCGAGGTGCCGCACGGGCCGGAGGACACCCGCGGCGACGTGGTCCTCGAAATGTACGAGCGGCTGGTGGAGGAGAGGACGGGACTGCCGACCTTCTACAAGGACTTCCCGACCGACGTCTCCCCCCTCACCCGCCAGCACCGCCGGGACCCCCGGCTCGCCGAGCGCTGGGACCTCGTCGCCTTCGGCACCGAGCTCGGCACCGCGTACTCGGAGCTGACCGACCCCGTCGAGCAGCGGCGCAGGCTCACCGCCCAGTCCCTGCTCGCGGCCGGCGGCGACCCGGAAGCCATGGAACTCGACAACGACTTCCTGGACGCGCTCGAATACGCGATGCCGCCCACGGGCGGCCTCGGCGTCGGCGTGGACCGACTCGTCATGTTCCTCACGGGCCTGACGATCCGCGAGACCCTCCCCTTCCCCCTGGTGCGCCGCGGCTGA
- a CDS encoding universal stress protein, with product MTEHVNTGFERGTDGPKVILAGVDGSESSLRAAAYAAGLARRQNALLALVYVQPVVPAGAALGAPVADTTGEIAEGLVAEIRASAERLKGVYEVRWEFHTFRGDPYAGLVSAAQELMADAVVVGASEQAGHRIVGSVAVRLVKAGRWPVTVVP from the coding sequence GTGACGGAGCACGTGAACACGGGATTCGAACGCGGTACCGACGGTCCGAAGGTGATCCTGGCCGGGGTGGACGGTTCGGAGTCCTCACTGCGGGCGGCGGCCTACGCCGCCGGGCTGGCCCGTCGGCAGAACGCACTGCTGGCGCTGGTGTACGTCCAGCCGGTGGTACCGGCCGGGGCGGCGCTCGGTGCGCCCGTGGCCGACACCACCGGGGAGATCGCGGAGGGCCTGGTGGCCGAGATCCGTGCGTCGGCGGAGCGGCTCAAGGGCGTCTACGAGGTCCGGTGGGAGTTCCACACCTTTCGCGGCGACCCCTACGCCGGCCTGGTGAGCGCGGCACAGGAGCTGATGGCGGACGCGGTGGTGGTCGGCGCCTCGGAGCAGGCGGGCCACCGCATCGTCGGCTCGGTGGCGGTCCGCCTGGTCAAGGCGGGCCGCTGGCCGGTGACCGTGGTCCCCTGA
- a CDS encoding CapA family protein, with amino-acid sequence MTTRTRGPRAAVLLSALLLTAAAAGCSAAGDTAPARLGDSGPPAPPSAAGAPAAKGFTLVASGDVLPHTSVIRRAADDGEGGGYDFRPMFSGVKAVVSAVDLALCHMETIYGEEGGPFSGYPAFMSPPEVADGLKDAGYDGCSTASNHTLDDGAAGLRRTLDRFDKVGLGHAGSARTAAEAAAVTTYTAGSATVAHLAYTYDTNGYPLPDGQPWAVNLMKPDRIVADARAARKAGADVVLVSLHWGTEWQTEPDETQLSLGRALTGSQTAGRPDIDLILGTHAHIPQPYEKVNGTWIVYGMGDQVAGEMFNYTGARDMRGNYGSIARFTFAPPAAAGQRWQVTKAAFVPQMMDLSTGRVVHLPDALAKNPGREDYEAARDEITEAVLSRGAAKDGLVAAS; translated from the coding sequence ATGACCACGCGCACCCGCGGGCCGAGGGCGGCCGTCCTCCTGTCCGCCCTCCTGCTGACCGCTGCGGCAGCGGGCTGTTCGGCCGCCGGGGACACCGCACCGGCCCGCCTCGGCGACTCCGGTCCTCCGGCTCCCCCCAGCGCCGCGGGAGCGCCCGCCGCCAAGGGCTTCACACTGGTCGCGAGCGGTGACGTGCTGCCGCACACCTCGGTCATCCGGCGGGCGGCCGACGACGGGGAGGGCGGCGGCTACGACTTCAGGCCCATGTTCTCCGGCGTCAAGGCCGTGGTCTCGGCAGTCGACCTGGCCCTCTGCCACATGGAGACGATCTACGGGGAGGAGGGCGGTCCCTTCTCCGGATATCCGGCCTTCATGTCACCGCCGGAGGTGGCCGACGGACTCAAGGACGCCGGCTACGACGGGTGCTCCACCGCCTCGAACCACACCCTCGACGACGGCGCCGCCGGGCTGCGCCGCACGCTCGACCGCTTCGACAAGGTCGGCCTGGGGCACGCCGGATCCGCCCGTACGGCGGCCGAGGCGGCGGCGGTGACCACCTACACGGCGGGCTCGGCCACCGTGGCGCACCTCGCCTACACCTACGACACCAACGGCTATCCGTTGCCCGACGGCCAGCCGTGGGCAGTCAACCTGATGAAGCCGGACAGGATCGTCGCGGATGCCCGGGCCGCCCGGAAGGCGGGCGCGGACGTGGTGCTGGTGAGCCTGCACTGGGGCACGGAGTGGCAGACCGAACCGGATGAGACCCAGCTCTCGCTCGGCAGGGCGCTAACCGGCTCGCAGACCGCCGGCCGGCCCGACATCGACCTGATCCTCGGCACCCACGCGCACATTCCGCAGCCCTACGAGAAGGTGAACGGCACCTGGATCGTCTACGGCATGGGCGACCAGGTGGCGGGCGAGATGTTCAACTACACGGGCGCCCGGGACATGCGCGGCAACTACGGCTCGATCGCACGCTTCACCTTCGCCCCTCCGGCCGCGGCCGGGCAGCGCTGGCAGGTCACCAAGGCCGCATTCGTGCCGCAGATGATGGACCTGTCCACCGGACGCGTCGTCCACCTGCCCGACGCCCTCGCGAAGAACCCCGGCCGGGAGGACTACGAGGCCGCGCGGGACGAGATCACCGAGGCCGTCCTCAGCCGCGGCGCCGCCAAGGACGGCCTGGTGGCCGCCTCGTAG
- a CDS encoding sigma-70 family RNA polymerase sigma factor, translating to MDPHAPRKEPLVPLSPTLPRTDPEALAELQRDHGRALFGFLVGLTAGDAQRAEDLVQETLVRVWQHPEALASGHDSMRPWLFTVARRLAIDARRARLSRPLEVDPEGLEQAPAPEDAVAGSVTAIDVRRAVGSLGPEHREVLLQVYFRDRSVAEAAAELGIPAGTVKSRTYYALRALRKGLQGYGYGLGA from the coding sequence ATGGACCCCCACGCACCCCGGAAGGAGCCACTCGTGCCGCTCTCCCCCACCCTCCCGCGTACGGATCCCGAAGCACTGGCCGAACTCCAGCGCGACCACGGGCGGGCGTTGTTCGGATTCCTGGTCGGCCTCACCGCCGGCGACGCCCAACGGGCGGAGGACCTCGTGCAGGAGACCCTCGTACGGGTCTGGCAGCACCCGGAGGCCCTGGCCAGCGGGCACGACTCCATGCGGCCCTGGCTGTTCACGGTGGCCCGGCGGCTCGCGATCGACGCCCGGCGGGCCCGGTTGTCGCGCCCCCTGGAGGTGGACCCCGAAGGGCTGGAACAGGCGCCCGCACCCGAGGACGCGGTGGCCGGATCGGTCACGGCGATCGACGTGCGGCGGGCGGTGGGATCCCTGGGGCCGGAGCACCGCGAGGTGCTGCTCCAGGTCTACTTCCGGGACCGGTCGGTCGCGGAGGCGGCCGCCGAACTGGGCATCCCGGCGGGGACCGTCAAATCCCGCACCTACTACGCCCTGCGCGCCCTCAGGAAGGGCCTCCAGGGGTACGGCTACGGACTCGGCGCCTGA
- a CDS encoding membrane protein: protein MAAEEQQTAPRREVVTGMPRGARRRAPAHAPARSEISEQTTLGATYVRALMRSQLRAGLGALAALAALVGSLPLVFVLPRARSGPMVWLVLGLLVYPVMWLIARWYVRRAERNEADFTGLVMDPADRPS from the coding sequence ATGGCCGCGGAGGAGCAACAGACGGCGCCCCGGCGCGAGGTCGTCACCGGGATGCCCCGGGGCGCCCGCCGGCGGGCGCCCGCCCACGCCCCGGCCCGTTCGGAGATCTCCGAGCAGACCACCCTCGGCGCCACCTACGTCAGGGCCCTGATGCGCAGCCAGTTGCGCGCGGGCCTGGGGGCGCTGGCCGCGCTGGCGGCGCTGGTCGGGTCGCTGCCGCTGGTGTTCGTGCTGCCCAGGGCCAGGTCGGGGCCGATGGTCTGGCTGGTGCTGGGCCTGCTCGTGTACCCGGTGATGTGGCTGATCGCCCGATGGTACGTCCGCCGGGCGGAGCGCAACGAGGCCGATTTCACGGGCCTGGTGATGGATCCGGCCGACCGGCCGTCGTAG
- a CDS encoding Fpg/Nei family DNA glycosylase, translating into MPELPEVEALRAYLDEHLTGRVVERVLPLAVSVLKTYDPPLTALEGQEAAAVARHGKFLAVRIGALHLVTHLARAGWLRWQDTLPAQPPRPGRGPLALRVLLAGGGGFDLTEAGTQKRLAVYVVRDPQEVPGIARLGPDPLAEDFDRDAFAALLAGERRQIKGVLRDQSVIAGIGNAYSDEILHAARVSPFKLASSFDEAQVTQLHAAVRGTLREAVGRAHGVAAGKLKAEKRSGLRVHGRAGETCPVCGDTIRSVSFADSSLEYCATCQTGGKPLADRRLSRLLK; encoded by the coding sequence ATGCCGGAGCTGCCCGAGGTCGAGGCCCTGCGCGCGTACCTCGACGAGCACCTCACCGGGCGGGTGGTGGAGCGCGTCCTCCCGCTCGCGGTCAGCGTGCTCAAGACGTACGACCCGCCCTTGACCGCCCTCGAAGGGCAGGAGGCCGCCGCCGTCGCCCGGCACGGGAAGTTCCTCGCCGTGCGGATCGGTGCGCTCCACCTGGTCACGCACCTGGCCCGGGCCGGCTGGCTGCGCTGGCAGGACACCCTGCCGGCGCAGCCACCGCGGCCCGGCAGGGGGCCGCTGGCCCTGCGCGTCCTACTCGCGGGCGGGGGCGGCTTCGACCTCACCGAGGCCGGGACACAGAAGCGGCTCGCGGTGTACGTGGTCCGCGACCCGCAGGAGGTGCCCGGCATTGCCCGTCTCGGCCCCGATCCGCTCGCCGAGGACTTCGACCGGGACGCCTTCGCCGCGCTCCTCGCGGGGGAGCGGCGGCAGATCAAGGGCGTCCTGCGGGACCAGAGCGTGATCGCCGGGATCGGCAACGCCTACAGCGACGAGATCCTGCACGCCGCCCGGGTCTCGCCCTTCAAGCTCGCCTCCTCCTTCGACGAGGCGCAGGTCACGCAGCTGCATGCCGCGGTCCGGGGCACCTTGCGCGAGGCGGTCGGCCGGGCGCACGGGGTCGCCGCCGGGAAGCTCAAGGCCGAGAAGAGGAGCGGCCTGCGGGTCCACGGCCGGGCGGGCGAAACCTGCCCGGTGTGCGGGGACACGATCCGCTCGGTGTCCTTCGCCGATTCCTCCCTGGAGTACTGCGCCACGTGCCAGACGGGTGGGAAACCGCTGGCCGACCGGCGGCTCTCACGGCTCCTCAAATAG
- a CDS encoding SpoIIE family protein phosphatase — MCHGGPVPTTVSLPDDWPAHPDRSLSLNRMGSFDWDLLTGLMHMDEAALDVFDTAPDEYDGRPESLSARFPPAESARLDAMVSSALKSEEDSYGAYFRIRCRDGRLRWTHTQGRVMRTADGRPHRIIGIVRDATEELSHSAERLGLDEERRRQTSVVESTTAALAHARTVRDVIDALGDAHGLERLGSMGMVMGLVEAGRIHLVAEGPEGSFVPGTRYTRIDEQYPMSEVVRSLQPRFLDSAEEFAQDYPALWAKISYMRISAAAYLPLIAQARPIGAIGLLYQDKDGFTQEERNLLVALGSSIAQSLQRAMLLEQEHDLAEGLQQAMLPRRIPVVPGGEIAVRYRSARMGQDIGGDWYDVIPLPGGRVGAVIGDVQGHDTHAAAVMGQLRIVLRAYAAEGHSPGTVMARASVFLHELDTERFATCTYVEADLSTGVLQLVRAGHIDPLLRTRDGDCHRLPVGGGLPLGLSADFGRLEYPVTTVELDPGETLLLCTDGLVEHPGADLDDGIHLLTSHIRSGPADLQLLADRLCEIVTERGGDDDMALLLLRRRPAPAPPGGGRLQQHVAPGDPEALVAARHMIGAAVRAWGARERADEIELVADELIVNALMHTDGPAIVTLRILAGHERRLRVEVADRSSALPRRREAGDSGVSGRGLMLVDRMADVWGVEPRGSGKCVWCEFVMG; from the coding sequence GTGTGTCATGGTGGACCGGTGCCGACCACCGTATCGCTGCCGGACGACTGGCCCGCACACCCGGACCGGTCGCTCTCGCTCAACCGCATGGGAAGTTTCGACTGGGACCTTCTCACCGGTCTCATGCACATGGACGAAGCCGCCCTCGACGTCTTCGACACGGCGCCGGACGAGTACGACGGCCGGCCCGAGTCGCTGTCCGCGCGCTTCCCGCCGGCCGAGTCGGCACGGCTCGACGCCATGGTGTCCTCCGCGCTCAAGAGCGAGGAGGACAGCTACGGCGCCTACTTCCGCATCCGCTGCCGGGACGGTCGGCTGCGGTGGACGCACACCCAGGGCCGTGTCATGCGTACCGCGGACGGGCGGCCCCACCGGATCATCGGCATCGTCCGGGACGCGACCGAGGAGCTCAGCCACTCGGCGGAACGGCTCGGTCTCGACGAGGAGCGGCGCCGGCAGACATCGGTGGTGGAGAGCACCACCGCCGCCCTCGCCCACGCCCGGACGGTGCGGGACGTCATCGACGCGCTCGGCGACGCGCACGGCTTGGAACGACTGGGCTCCATGGGCATGGTCATGGGCCTCGTCGAAGCCGGCCGGATCCACCTCGTCGCCGAGGGGCCGGAGGGCAGCTTCGTCCCCGGCACCCGCTACACCCGCATCGACGAGCAGTACCCGATGAGCGAGGTGGTCCGCTCCCTGCAGCCGCGCTTCCTCGACTCGGCGGAGGAGTTCGCCCAGGACTACCCGGCGCTCTGGGCGAAGATCTCGTACATGCGGATCTCCGCGGCCGCCTACCTGCCGCTGATCGCCCAGGCACGCCCGATCGGTGCCATCGGACTGCTCTACCAGGACAAGGACGGCTTCACCCAGGAGGAGCGCAACCTGCTCGTCGCCCTCGGCAGCAGCATCGCGCAGAGCCTCCAGCGGGCCATGCTGCTGGAACAGGAGCACGACCTGGCCGAGGGGCTCCAGCAGGCCATGCTGCCCCGGCGGATCCCCGTGGTGCCCGGCGGCGAGATCGCCGTACGCTACCGCTCCGCCCGGATGGGCCAGGACATCGGCGGCGACTGGTACGACGTCATCCCGTTGCCCGGTGGCCGGGTCGGCGCCGTCATCGGCGACGTCCAGGGCCACGACACGCACGCGGCCGCCGTCATGGGCCAGCTGCGGATCGTCCTGCGCGCGTACGCCGCCGAGGGGCACTCGCCCGGCACGGTCATGGCCAGGGCATCGGTCTTCCTGCACGAGCTGGACACCGAGCGCTTCGCGACGTGCACGTACGTGGAGGCCGACCTCTCCACCGGGGTGCTCCAACTGGTCCGGGCGGGCCACATCGACCCGCTGCTGCGCACCCGCGACGGGGACTGCCACCGGCTCCCGGTGGGCGGCGGCCTGCCGCTCGGCCTCTCCGCGGACTTCGGACGCCTCGAATACCCGGTGACCACCGTGGAACTGGACCCCGGCGAAACGCTCCTGCTGTGCACCGACGGTCTCGTCGAACACCCCGGCGCCGACCTCGACGACGGGATCCACCTCCTGACCTCGCACATCCGCAGCGGACCCGCCGACCTGCAACTCCTCGCCGACCGGCTGTGCGAGATCGTCACCGAGCGCGGAGGCGACGACGACATGGCCCTCCTCCTGCTGCGCCGCCGGCCCGCCCCGGCTCCGCCCGGCGGAGGCCGTCTGCAGCAGCACGTGGCACCGGGCGATCCGGAGGCCCTGGTGGCCGCCCGCCACATGATCGGGGCCGCGGTGCGCGCCTGGGGCGCACGGGAGCGGGCCGACGAGATCGAGCTGGTCGCGGACGAGCTGATCGTGAACGCCCTCATGCACACGGACGGTCCCGCCATCGTCACCCTGCGCATCCTGGCGGGTCACGAACGCAGGCTCCGCGTGGAGGTCGCCGACCGCTCCAGCGCCCTCCCGCGCCGACGTGAGGCCGGCGACTCCGGGGTCTCGGGCCGCGGCCTCATGCTGGTGGACCGGATGGCGGACGTATGGGGCGTGGAGCCGCGCGGCAGCGGCAAGTGCGTGTGGTGCGAGTTCGTCATGGGCTGA